The sequence CACCCTGAAAATAATGTTTCGAGCAGTGAacaaatatgaaaatggaaCAGTTACTATATGTAGGTCTCcagaagaataaaataaaataataaaataaaaaaagaaatgagaaaaggaGATAATGCAGGCTGAGAAAAGGAGCGATTATAATGTCAGCTGCAGGTGTATAGTTTTActtttatattcatataatatGACTGGAGAACTTCCCTCATGATTATATCCCTGCACAATAATATTTGGGGAATGAGAAACTTGGATGCAAGAGTTACCAGAAGACACTCTGGTATCACAGAGGAggcatgtaatattttattacagaCATCTCCTTGAGAAACTAATCCAATCCATAAGGGGCTTTAGTGAAGTCAATGTTTATTACTAGGCCTTTCCATTTGATTTTAAGTTCAACAATTAATCTTGTTATAAGAAAGGTGTAGATGCCcagaatataatataatgttttcATGAGAAACCAGAACATTTATAATCAGTGCTAACAATAAAGGAAATCTGGGCGAGGCAAATACTCTTTTTTTATggcactttatcacaaacagcATTTTGTTAGTGCGGTGGGTGTTGGTGCAGCTGTTCATACCTCCTCCACCAGTGACTGTGCTGCTGTAGGAGCTGTCGCAGGCTCCATTAGAGGTCTGCACAGTGAAGTTGTAAACGGTGTTGCACTGCAGGCCCTGCAGCGTACAGGTCGTCCTGTTGGTCTGACAGTAGAGTGGTCCAGAGGTGTAGGACAGGGCAGTGGCTAAATACTGCACACCTCCTGTCTGTGGTGCCCATGACAACACGGCAGTACCATTCGCACACTGCACATTTACTGACACATTGGTTGGCTGGCAGGGAACTGTGGGGCAAGCACAAAAGAGCAGAAGCTGACATGATGACAACTGAAATCCAGTCTAAAATGCTTTGGCCTCAGTATCTACAACACACTGTGGAACAATGAGTGTTATTGTGCACAATGTGTAATAGGTTTCTGGAGTGCAGAGAAGGACTGCAACAAGTATTCaataggtctgtcccaaaatctAGTGAGCTGCCTAAGAAGGCACTGACTCTGTAGGCAGCTGTTTAAGTCGGCAGTGCTCTGACCGACATCTGCCCTACGATACTGTCACGGATTGTTCCCACTCTCTGCAACCGTCGGCTAGGTGTTGTGCttgtgttgcatcatgggatttcCTTCGCAGCTGAGGAAGGGTTTGATGCCTTAAAATTTGGCCAGATTAAGGTAAGTCAGTAGGCAGCGTATTTAAGGTGTCTAAAAGTTGGAAGAGTGCTCACTGTGATGAAAAATGCTCTCTATGGCGACacctcactaggttttgggacagacccagtATGTTGCTACTGATAAAACATGTGGTATGTAAATGCAAAAGctactcaaacacacatttgcTGATTTAATGAACCCACTCTAAACCCATCTGTGAAGAAACAAACGTGCCCTTAACATTGGATACATTGCAGTGAGTCCCAAAGTGGGGTGGAACAAAGTGAATGTCTcttgtaataataaaaagtaataatttataggcataataataataataataaaaaatactagtaagataaaatgtatttgtatcaTTGTATCACCAGTGTGTTACCTGAACTGATGACCACAGGTGGGCTGGGTGCACTGGAGCAGCTGTTGCCCATAGCAACTACACGGGCAGAGTAAGTGGAACCACAGGTGAGATGGGTGAGGATGCAGGAGGGTGATGTGCTCTGGCAGGAAACATTGCCATTGCTGCTCACAGCATAGACGTAATAGGAGATCGCCCCCTGGCTTTGATTCCACACCACAACAGCTGAATTATTAGCACATACTGATGTCACAGAAATATTCACAGGAACACAGGGTGCTGCAAAAGAAGCAATATAAAGAACTAGTTAATATGTACTGTTTGATTCTACTGGAGAAAATCTAAGCATTGCACGCCATGTTCATCATCTGATCTCATCATAACATCTGGGTTAAACGGTTCCAAATTTCTCCCAGTGTCAGTAagtgaatcattttaatttagtcCTTTATCACAGACTCATAATAAAACAACAGAGGATCACAATCCCCCTTTCACTGAACATAGCTAAAGTCCGTACTCCAGGTGAAACAAAAATCTGAGCCCAGATCAGTTATGAAACAGTCTGTATGGATGTCTCACCAGTCTGCAAGCTATTGGGCAGGGTAGTGGTGAGGTTACACTGATTACTCAGCACTGACACCGAGGCGCTATAGTTCTTGCCGCAGGTTAGTCCGCTGATGTTGCACTGTGAGCCCACTCCTACACAGCTGTGTGATGACCCAGAGGAGTCCAGCAGGGAGGCTGTATAAAGTGCAGTGCCATTACTAGGCTGCCAGGACATCACTGCAAGACCGGACACACAGTCCAGCACAGCCGAGACTGCAGCAGCTGAGCAGGGCCCTGCAGAAGaaacagtaaaatatattaGACAAAATTATATAATACACAATGTAAAGTTGATAACATTTCACAGGTAAGATAAGTACTTTAAATTATAACTGCAGAGACACAAGTCACAGACGAGGCAAACTGTTCAGCTGTTCTTTATgataaatatacaaattataaatattaaacaacagCTAAACAATTAGTGTAATTACTTGTGTCTCTGCAGTGGGCAGGCTATTGAGTTATACTGACTTGTGGACGCTAATTCTTAGCACTTAGCTCTTCTGaatcccccaccccctcctccctTTAGCCTGGAAGGGTAAAACCAGAACAAAATCTGGTTAAAGCTGGTACAGCATGCTAATTCTTAATGCTAATGCTGTCCCCGTTCCCCCCTGAAGCCTGTAAGggtaaccaaaataaataagtaaatatatactTCTGCTACCATCTGCTTGTCAAAACGTCTATAACATTCTAAGTGACCCTTCTGGCTTACCTCTCTACAATTGTACAAGTTGTGCTAGAAATATTTTTccaccattttttaaataatgtagatCTCAGGAACGCACGTTCAACTTTATGTCATGATTTTTTTCAGGGATTCAGTACCTAAGATTTAAAAAGCAATCATCTAAACTTGaagaattattaaattatttgtagCAGACAAATGTTCTGTCACCACTGTTACTTCTAAAAAAAGGGCATTAACATATATTTGGTCTTCTACTTTAGAAAGGCTTAACACtagattttgaaacatttttatgaGGTCTTGATGGCATTTAGCTACGAGGGCATTAGTCAAGGTTGGAATGTGTTTgcattcacttccactgaaagttagggatgttttttccttctgtaaagttgctattttgggagatacatatttttcattggacagcgacgtTATATTTTGCTGATACAGTCAGGGTGGTACCCTACCTGTCTGAAGTACAGCAGGTAAACTGGGTGTGCTGTTACACTGTTGGTTGCTGGCGGAGACAGTGAGGTTGTATTCCTGGCTGCAGTAAAGTTTAGGGAGACTGATATTGGACAGACTGGTGAGGACTGAAAGAGTGTGGCCATCTCTGTTCCACCCATTTACCACATACACATCCGCCCCTGCACTGGAGGTCCAGCTCAGTACTGCTCCAGCTGAATCACAGCTTGTCTGCACTACAACCAGCCCACTGGGAACACATGGACCTGAGAAAGACACACGTAGGGCAGGAAGGCCTTAAATTAATCATAATGCACAAGAATTAACAATACACTAAACTTTCAACTGCCATGAAGTACAAATGAGACCTTCCTTCAAAATGGAAGAAGGTGAGACCgctttttaaaacaaagaatACTTCAGGTGCAGAGACATCTCTATATTAGAGGCCAATGGGCCCCACCAGATGtcgctgtggagcagtgtgcaTAGCAACATAATCAATAATTccgttttttatatatatatatatatatatatatatatatatatatatatatataaatgaaacaaatgtgTACTGAACATACCAGCTCTGAAGAGCACAGGGGCACTCCGCTGGCTAATGCAATGCTGGTTCTGCCCCTGTACAATCACAATGTAGGACTGTCCACAGGGCAGAGAAACTGAAAGGGCAGAGGCAGTTGCACTAAAGTTCTGGAGCAAGCCCTGATCTCCTGAAACTGTCACCATGTACTGCAATGCCCCTGGGGCATCTGACCAATCCAGAGCCACCGTCTGATTGGCACACAACACCTGGGCAGTCAGGTTTTCAGGCCGGCATGAGCctagaaaacacacaatggagGGAGGTGGTCAGAAAAAGACAATTTTATAGATAATacattgtatttttaatatcaAAGTCAACATGTTGTAtactgagggttttttttgtgacaatATTTTGTCACAAAATGAATAAAGATATAATTAAAAGAAGAATTAGTTAATTACATGTTTcatttaatattacattttgaaatacatgcttaaataattgtgtgatttatttaatagttatttaaatgtgtatttaaaacattttattaattatattatttaaatcatttaattatttttatgtttatttaatgcGCCTTGCACCAAAATCATTAAATCTGTCAACGTCATCTGTCACTGGGTGGGGCTAACTCCGATCCAGTCCGCCTGATAGGTTAGATTGCGCAGTAAAGGCAAGACAGATTGATTACATACGGTCAATTCATATTTCCATCTACTAATAATAGTTTAAAGAGGCCAAAATGTTGAAGAGCTGCCCTGAACTCTTAAGGGAGGCTGCAAATTTAACTGAAGAGGCATTAAGAGACACCGCTGCTGCTCCGCCTTCTTCTGCTCCATCAGTTCCACCCCAGCACTCGACAGACCGTACAAGGTAGGTAAGTTAGTGCGAGCTAGATAGAAAAAGATCCCAGTGTTAGCCAACAACAGGCTATCGATCTGATTGGATGGAGTTTTGGTGTAGTtaaaaaatatcagatgtacagggtgggcgatttatatggatacaccttaattaaATGGGAAtgtttggtgatattaacttcctgtttgtggcacattagaagtcagccattttggatccaagttttgtttttttgtaatgggaagagggtcatgtgacacatcaaaattactgggaatttcacaagaaaaataacggtgtgcttggttttaacgtaactttattctttcatgagaaGTTACggtgcggtgttgctatcagtgtgtgaagagtgggagaagagggttgcattgacaatccaacacaatgggcagcactttgaacacattttataagtggtcagaaacttgtaaataactcatgaaagaataaagttacgttaaaaccaagcacaccattgtttttcttgtgaaattcccaattagtttgatgtgtcacatgaccctcttcccattgaaaaaacaaaagttggatccaaaatggccgacttcaaaatggccaccatggtcaccacccatcctGAAAAGTTTCCCCttcctcccatatactaatgtgccacaaacaagttaatatcaccaaccattcccattttattaaggtgtatccatataaatggcccactgtACGATAAACCAAGGTGTCATGTAAGAAATTAATGGTTGTGTGGTCAATTTATACGctacatttttaatacaaatatCAGAATTTTGGTAAGTTACtcttttttacaaaaaaagcaAACGTTTACAGAATTGTCGCTTCTTCTAAATGTTTGAAACTGTTATATATGTTTTGttggcggcacagtggagcagcaggtagtgtctctgtcacagttccaaagtcctggaggttgtaggttcgagtcccgctccgggtggctgtctgtaagcgcttacagataataaattaatatattttgttgcaaaaatgtgtttttgaaattaataaacgTATCACTTAATAAATCGTTATCACCAGATATTATTTTAgagccatatcacccacccctagtGGATGGCACACACTTGAGAGGTGACGATgcaatacaaatatttaaactaTTCTGTTATATAACTtaatacaaatgtattttcatcTAATATCAACAGTGACTCTGATCCCAGTTCTCCATGTGATCCATGTCCTCTCTTACCTGTCTGCAGATGGACAGGTGTGCTGGAGGCACTAGTGCAGTTGCTGTCCTTTGCCATCACTGTGATTGTGTAGTTCTGTCCACAGACCAGAGGTGGGAGGGAACAAGACGTGCTGGTGGAGGTACAGTTTGTTGTTTGCCCGTTGCTGCTGGTGGCCGTTACAAAGTAATATGTCGCCCCTTGGCTGCTTTGCCAGAGAACTGTTGCGCTGTTGCTGCTGCAGTTCACACTGGCTGAGACGTTTTGAGGTGCACAAGGAGCTGGAcgacacacaaaacacaattattcacatgtatttaaataaaacaaagctaaTTCATATGTATCTGAAGCAGTAAATCATGTCAGAACCAAAAAACTAAGAACAAAACTAAAGTTCTTGGATAAAGCAAATACTCCAAACTTCTACTCTTTCTTAACGTACACATATAATGTACCAAAAGGTTGCATCTACAAAAGTGGAGTTGTGATCAGTGTCCTGTTTCCAGATCTATGTCATACCTGTGCTGACTGGGGATCCTGTGCTGTTAACACTGCTGCAGTTCTGACCCAGTGCAGCTACTTTAACAGAATATGTCTGTCCACAGGGCAGGTTAGTGACACTGCAGCTGGAGGTGGTGCTGTTGCAGATGTATGTGTGTCCGTCTGAACTCTGCAGCAAGGCTGAATGTGAAACAGCGCCGACACCAGGAGTCCAGGAGACAATGGCTGTGCCGTTATGACAGTCTATTGTGGTCTGGATTGCCTGTGCAGGGCAGGGGGCTGAAGATAAAGACAGGAAATCAGTCTTGAGTAAATCAAAGCATAAATGttgatttatacattttatcttCCTGTGGGTGCCAGAGTGGATTAAGCCTATAACGGTACACTGAAATATTCAGTTAATTGATTTACTCAgttgcgtgtatgtgtgtgtgtgtgttatggctTTTTTTaggaaattatttttatacCGCTACAGTGATTCCTCATTTTTCGTGGGGGATCCGTTCCAAGACCACCAGCGAAGAATGAATTTCCgcaaagtagaggaaagatattttttttatgtatttatcgagtatttggacttttaaacccctccctgttactgttaacaacccaccctttgaattaaacagtcattctataatgtttttcagctggaactacatgtgatatcccaccagtttctttaatagagtcattcctaagctgtgatttagcgtcagtaaatttgtGAAACTTAACAATGAAACTTAATAAGATTTGAGgcgtatttaaaaaataactgtattacagacacacacacacacacactcacacacacacatatatatacacagagagagagagagagagaggaacagagacacagagagtgaaAGAATACTGAAAAGAACGAGGAGATAATGAATACACTGGTGAACCCATGTATTGGGCAAACTTCAATATTCTCAGACTTTCATGAGTCATTAGTAAAAGTTGAACTGAACTAAGGCTAGAAATGTGAATATAAACTTCCTTGTCATTATATAATCAAATATTGACAACTGAAACTGAAATACTGAATGAATACAGAACTACTTCTGTTGTACTGACCAGTCTGAGACTGCAGGGTGTTGCTGGCTGAGCTGGTGCACTGCCCTTGTGCTGCTGTCACACTGAAAGTGTACGTTCGACCACAGTGGAGTCCCCACACTGTACATGAGAGCGTTTGTGTGTTGTTGCAGCTTAGTACTCCACCCTGACTGTCCACTGCCGACACATAGTACTGGTCTGGTCCACCTGACCCTGACCAAACCGCCAGAGCTGATCCAGAGCTACAGTC is a genomic window of Hoplias malabaricus isolate fHopMal1 chromosome X1, fHopMal1.hap1, whole genome shotgun sequence containing:
- the LOC136675487 gene encoding fibronectin type III domain-containing protein 7-like, yielding MGFCPIQPAKWKQHGGETKPSCPAQAIQTTIDCHNSTASVSWTPGVGAVSHSALLQSSDGHTYIYNSTTSSCSVTNLPCGQTYSVKVAALGQNCSSVYSTGSPVSTAPCAPQNVSASVNCSSNSATVLWQSSQGAIYYFVTATSSNGQTTNCTSTSTSCSLPPLVCGQNYTITVMAKDSNCTSASSTPVHLQTAPCVPTLSGVSLDCSSGSALAVWSGSGGPDQYYVSAVDSQGGVLSCNNTQTLSCTVWGLHCGRTYTFSVTAAQGQCTSSASNTLQSQTAPCPAQAIQTTIDCHNGTAIVSWTPGVGAVSHSALLQSSDGHTYICNSTTSSCSVTNLPCGQTYSVKVAALGQNCSSVNSTGSPVSTAPCAPQNVSASVNCSSNSATVLWQSSQGATYYFVTATSSNGQTTNCTSTSTSCSLPPLVCGQNYTITVMAKDSNCTSASSTPVHLQTGSCRPENLTAQVLCANQTVALDWSDAPGALQYMVTVSGDQGLLQNFSATASALSVSLPCGQSYIVIVQGQNQHCISQRSAPVLFRAGPCVPSGLVVVQTSCDSAGAVLSWTSSAGADVYVVNGWNRDGHTLSVLTSLSNISLPKLYCSQEYNLTVSASNQQCNSTPSLPAVLQTGPCSAAAVSAVLDCVSGLAVMSWQPSNGTALYTASLLDSSGSSHSCVGVGSQCNISGLTCGKNYSASVSVLSNQCNLTTTLPNSLQTAPCVPVNISVTSVCANNSAVVVWNQSQGAISYYVYAVSSNGNVSCQSTSPSCILTHLTCGSTYSARVVAMGNSCSSAPSPPVVISSVPCQPTNVSVNVQCANGTAVLSWAPQTGGVQYLATALSYTSGPLYCQTNRTTCTLQGLQCNTVYNFTVQTSNGACDSSYSSTVTGGGVPCPPASFRVVPSVLIGQSQLLRAYWSSVNCPDSSYLLDVSGSIQGDSQSLFEITSYWINRTYFETPVPCSSTYSASVRAQNSGGTSTPSTMVTGTSVPCPPLSVTFIGSNSSAVVSWNSSLFATAYHVYQNSSHGWIQLCNTSQLFCSVTNVSSSSIMVTASNSAGEGAGTMDVYVLSARRKRDLSEIEMGEWSSPWPQFTVEATSDTLRLEWARVEGAEFYSLLIQEQSSSSEPITLTVRGEVSVISKLKPATTYCISISARSFYSPGNYSEPQCVQTKALR